In Capillimicrobium parvum, a genomic segment contains:
- a CDS encoding SAM-dependent methyltransferase yields the protein MVIQLRCVERAQPDDLQAVLPAIVEAAQVVDVDHARLAAVLDWVQYRKNFRATVMVRPFGRTAGAESDDQPLAEVAIDVRRAREMPREELVAQIVDRLQKALGIIPDVHECIHLEDWVRPSKSVMWSFNRSYWRHLAAWDETFQKDYADALPGGVSDGTNPAFWAEQISSFMVALNHLDEWSELPEQIHVLELGVGDGQQAKVWLDAFADACRTQGRDYLERVRYVMADYSPHVLARAGERVNELRGRVADIESLELDFRNPMMGLSHLRGKVLFAHTCNLYDNLPTDELMRVGGRAYEPLVRASITPGEVAEISARHGIAEADIVPAVQRVLREGPESLGGDLPAGVHFWADVWDAVHLEEIYAEIPAPASMRVAPSADVHLDELLDELPEWTRVHMSTVAVESFAQTLRLLHHEGVLVAQDLFVRETGQYASYRGPGKLEGSIVNWLNGPIFQLVGERSGFHVSVEPFGHRDRSNTVVLSARHRDAYNGPREETVRQLVGAH from the coding sequence GTGGTGATCCAGCTCAGGTGTGTCGAGCGGGCGCAGCCCGATGACCTTCAGGCGGTGCTGCCGGCGATCGTGGAGGCCGCGCAGGTGGTCGACGTCGATCACGCCCGGCTGGCCGCCGTCCTGGACTGGGTCCAGTACCGCAAGAACTTCCGAGCGACCGTCATGGTGCGCCCGTTCGGCCGCACGGCCGGCGCGGAGAGCGACGACCAGCCCCTGGCCGAGGTCGCGATCGACGTACGCCGGGCCCGCGAGATGCCGCGCGAGGAGCTCGTCGCCCAGATCGTCGACCGCCTGCAGAAGGCGCTCGGCATCATCCCCGACGTCCACGAGTGCATCCACCTCGAGGACTGGGTGCGCCCCAGCAAGAGCGTGATGTGGTCGTTCAACCGCAGCTACTGGCGCCACCTCGCCGCGTGGGACGAGACGTTCCAGAAGGACTACGCGGACGCCCTGCCCGGCGGCGTGTCGGACGGCACCAACCCGGCCTTCTGGGCTGAGCAGATCTCGTCGTTCATGGTGGCGCTCAACCACCTCGACGAGTGGTCGGAGCTGCCCGAGCAGATCCACGTCCTCGAGCTCGGCGTCGGCGACGGCCAGCAGGCGAAGGTGTGGCTCGACGCGTTCGCCGACGCCTGCCGGACGCAGGGCCGCGACTATCTCGAGCGCGTGCGCTACGTCATGGCCGACTACTCGCCCCATGTCCTCGCCCGGGCCGGCGAGCGGGTGAACGAGCTCCGCGGCCGCGTCGCGGACATCGAGAGCCTCGAACTCGACTTCCGCAACCCGATGATGGGCCTCTCGCACCTGCGCGGCAAGGTGCTGTTCGCCCACACCTGCAACCTCTACGACAACCTGCCGACCGACGAGCTCATGCGCGTCGGCGGCCGCGCCTACGAGCCGCTCGTCCGCGCGAGCATCACGCCGGGCGAGGTGGCAGAGATCTCCGCCCGCCACGGCATCGCCGAGGCCGACATCGTGCCCGCCGTCCAGCGCGTCCTGCGCGAGGGCCCCGAGAGCCTCGGCGGCGATCTGCCCGCCGGCGTGCACTTCTGGGCGGACGTGTGGGACGCCGTCCACCTCGAGGAGATCTACGCCGAGATCCCCGCGCCGGCCTCGATGCGGGTGGCGCCGAGCGCCGACGTGCACCTCGACGAGCTGCTCGACGAGCTTCCCGAGTGGACGCGCGTGCACATGTCGACCGTGGCGGTCGAGAGCTTCGCGCAGACCCTCCGGCTGCTGCACCACGAGGGCGTGCTCGTCGCGCAGGACCTGTTCGTGCGCGAGACGGGCCAGTACGCGTCCTATCGCGGTCCCGGCAAGCTGGAGGGCTCGATCGTCAACTGGCTCAACGGCCCGATCTTCCAGCTCGTCGGCGAGCGCAGCGGCTTCCACGTGTCGGTCGAGCCGTTCGGTCATCGCGACAGGTCGAACACCGTCGTGCTCAGCGCGCGCCACCGCGACGCCTACAACGGCCCGCGGGAGGAGACCGTCCGCCAGCTCGTCGGGGCACACTGA